One window of Streptomyces sp. SUK 48 genomic DNA carries:
- a CDS encoding Ig-like domain-containing protein: MTDGKRRNGLVAASALLGGVLMLSACSGGDKAAAHGGGASSQAQADEAAAQKSSEAQIAVTPKDGSDNASINNSGTVTVGKGTLTGVTMTTEDGKAVAGQLSADKLSWKPTVQLERSTTYKVAATAKDSQGRIAHENASFTTVSPSNSFIGSFTPDNGTTVGVGMPVSINFDKAITDKAAVQKGITVSTSGGQEVACHWFNANRMDCRPQDYWKEGSTVTLKLALDGVQGAKGLYGVQQKTVTFHIGRNQVSYVDAKTHQMKVTQDGKVVKTIPISAGAPEHTTYEGQMVISEKFKQTRMNGATVGFTDDDGKGEYDIKDVPHAMRLTTSGTFIHGNYWGAPSVFGNVNTSHGCVGLQDAKGAGDPNTPAAWFYDHSLIGDVVVIQHTGDKTVSPDNGLNGWNMDWSQWKAGSAV; encoded by the coding sequence ATGACGGACGGTAAGCGGCGCAATGGCCTGGTGGCCGCGTCCGCTCTGCTCGGCGGTGTGCTGATGCTCTCGGCCTGTTCCGGAGGGGACAAGGCCGCGGCCCACGGCGGCGGCGCATCATCACAGGCCCAGGCCGACGAGGCGGCCGCCCAGAAGTCGTCCGAGGCGCAGATCGCCGTCACCCCGAAGGACGGCTCCGACAACGCGTCGATCAACAACTCCGGCACCGTCACGGTCGGCAAGGGCACGCTCACCGGCGTCACCATGACCACCGAGGACGGCAAGGCCGTCGCCGGCCAGCTGTCCGCGGACAAGCTGAGCTGGAAGCCGACCGTCCAGCTGGAGCGCTCCACCACCTACAAGGTCGCCGCGACGGCCAAGGACTCGCAGGGCCGCATAGCCCACGAGAACGCGTCCTTCACCACCGTCTCGCCGTCGAACAGCTTCATCGGCAGCTTCACCCCCGACAACGGCACGACCGTCGGCGTGGGCATGCCGGTCTCGATCAACTTCGACAAGGCGATCACCGACAAGGCGGCCGTGCAGAAGGGCATCACGGTCAGCACCAGCGGCGGCCAGGAGGTCGCCTGCCACTGGTTCAACGCCAACCGCATGGACTGCCGCCCCCAGGACTACTGGAAGGAAGGCTCCACCGTCACCCTGAAGCTCGCCCTCGACGGCGTCCAGGGCGCGAAGGGCCTTTACGGCGTCCAGCAGAAGACGGTCACCTTCCACATCGGCCGCAACCAGGTCTCCTACGTCGACGCGAAGACCCACCAGATGAAGGTCACGCAGGACGGCAAGGTCGTCAAGACCATCCCGATCTCCGCCGGCGCCCCCGAGCACACCACGTACGAGGGCCAGATGGTGATCTCGGAGAAGTTCAAGCAGACCCGCATGAACGGCGCGACCGTCGGCTTCACCGACGACGACGGCAAGGGCGAGTACGACATCAAGGACGTGCCGCACGCCATGCGCCTGACCACCTCGGGCACCTTCATCCACGGCAACTACTGGGGCGCCCCCTCGGTGTTCGGCAACGTCAACACCAGCCACGGCTGCGTCGGCCTCCAGGACGCCAAGGGCGCGGGCGACCCGAACACCCCGGCCGCCTGGTTCTACGACCACTCGCTGATCGGTGACGTCGTGGTGATCCAGCACACCGGCGACAAGACCGTCTCCCCGGACAACGGCCTCAACGGCTGGAACATGGACTGGTCGCAGTGGAAGGCCGGTTCGGCCGTCTGA
- a CDS encoding helix-turn-helix transcriptional regulator, producing the protein MDETRDAAVTGPPLDRRAELSEFLRSRRARLKPEDVGLPDFGRHRRVPGLRREELAQLAGVSVAYYTRLEQGNGRNVSAEVWDSIARALRLTDAEHAHLTHLAKPKSHKKKPAARQQQVRPVLCQLLDTMEGVPAYIVGRRSEILAWNRMAAAVFGDWAELPVAGRNWARLVFLKPEYRDLFVDWEQKAIDIVCALRMDAGCYPDDPRLSALVGELSVKSEEFRRLWATHDVKEKSHGVKRLHHPLVGDLALNFESFRMSDGTDQCLVTYHAEPGSGSAESLRLLASWGSDATRAGTSA; encoded by the coding sequence ATGGACGAGACGCGGGACGCCGCCGTGACCGGGCCGCCGCTGGACCGGCGGGCCGAGCTGAGCGAGTTTCTGCGCAGCCGGCGGGCCCGGCTCAAGCCCGAGGACGTGGGGCTGCCCGACTTCGGCCGGCACCGCCGGGTGCCGGGGCTGCGCCGGGAGGAGCTGGCCCAGCTGGCCGGGGTGTCGGTGGCGTACTACACGCGCCTGGAGCAGGGCAACGGCCGCAACGTCTCGGCGGAGGTCTGGGACTCGATCGCCCGCGCCCTGCGCCTCACGGACGCCGAGCACGCGCATCTGACCCATCTGGCCAAGCCGAAGTCGCACAAGAAGAAGCCGGCGGCCCGCCAGCAGCAGGTGCGCCCGGTGCTGTGCCAGCTGCTGGACACGATGGAGGGCGTGCCCGCGTACATCGTGGGCCGGCGTTCGGAGATCCTCGCCTGGAACCGGATGGCGGCGGCGGTCTTCGGCGACTGGGCGGAGCTGCCGGTGGCCGGGCGCAACTGGGCGCGGCTGGTGTTCCTCAAGCCCGAGTACCGGGATCTGTTCGTCGACTGGGAGCAGAAGGCGATCGACATCGTCTGCGCGCTGCGGATGGACGCGGGCTGCTATCCGGACGATCCCCGGCTGTCCGCCCTGGTGGGTGAACTCTCCGTCAAGAGCGAGGAGTTCCGCAGACTGTGGGCCACGCACGACGTCAAGGAGAAGAGCCATGGCGTCAAGCGGCTGCACCATCCGCTGGTGGGCGATCTCGCCCTGAACTTCGAGTCCTTCCGCATGTCGGACGGCACCGACCAGTGCCTCGTCACCTATCACGCGGAGCCCGGTTCCGGGTCCGCCGAGTCCCTGCGGCTGCTGGCCAGCTGGGGCTCGGACGCGACCCGCGCGGGGACCTCCGCGTAG
- a CDS encoding GNAT family N-acetyltransferase, with protein MPAWHLRDYHDDDLDQAIQIWDQCRQADEDPVFPVSEVMAAAKAGQTAVVAVVGDELVGMAVAQAQGKRGWILLMALAARWRERGIGSALLAELERRLRALGVRHISALLPAGAAGSKALANSGYRSRADLTYHEKLEPLGAANADVLAALGGRMLPEGLWDAMAGMEREKQVVERRVVLPLTEPALADRYGVVPPKSVILFGPPGTGKTSFAKAVASRLGWPFVELFPSRLAADTSEGLATALRDAFADLAELDSVVLFIDEVEEIAAARSGKAVDPGHGVTNELLKLIPVFREPDSRLLVCATNSVRSLDAAFLRPGRFDYVIPIGPPDPTARAAIWARYLRGVNGSVDVGRLVAASELFTPADIEFAARKGAQAAFEREVAQREGRPADTEDYMTAISDTRPTLTTRAIEEFGEDIDTYSRL; from the coding sequence ATGCCCGCATGGCATCTGCGCGACTATCACGACGACGATCTCGATCAGGCGATCCAGATCTGGGACCAGTGCCGGCAGGCCGACGAGGACCCGGTGTTCCCGGTCTCGGAGGTGATGGCCGCGGCGAAGGCCGGGCAGACGGCGGTGGTCGCGGTGGTCGGGGACGAGCTGGTGGGGATGGCGGTGGCCCAGGCCCAGGGCAAGCGGGGCTGGATCCTGCTGATGGCGCTCGCCGCGCGCTGGCGCGAGCGCGGGATCGGCAGCGCGCTCCTCGCCGAGCTGGAGCGGCGGCTGCGGGCGCTGGGGGTACGGCACATCAGCGCGCTGCTGCCGGCGGGCGCGGCCGGTTCGAAGGCGCTGGCGAACAGCGGCTACCGCAGCCGCGCGGACCTCACCTACCACGAGAAGCTGGAACCGCTCGGCGCCGCGAACGCCGATGTCCTCGCCGCGCTCGGCGGGCGCATGCTGCCCGAGGGGCTGTGGGACGCGATGGCCGGGATGGAGCGGGAGAAGCAGGTCGTGGAGCGGCGGGTGGTGCTGCCGCTGACGGAACCGGCGCTGGCCGACCGGTACGGGGTCGTGCCGCCGAAGTCGGTCATCCTGTTCGGGCCGCCCGGCACCGGGAAGACCAGCTTCGCCAAGGCGGTCGCCTCCCGGCTCGGCTGGCCGTTCGTGGAGCTGTTCCCCTCGCGGCTGGCCGCCGACACCAGCGAGGGGCTGGCCACGGCGCTGCGGGACGCCTTCGCGGATCTCGCGGAGCTGGACTCGGTGGTGCTCTTCATCGACGAGGTGGAGGAGATCGCGGCCGCGCGCTCCGGCAAGGCGGTGGACCCCGGGCACGGGGTGACCAACGAGCTGCTGAAGCTGATCCCCGTCTTCCGCGAGCCCGACTCACGGCTGCTGGTGTGCGCCACCAATTCGGTACGGTCCCTCGACGCGGCCTTCCTGCGGCCGGGACGGTTCGACTACGTCATCCCCATCGGACCGCCCGACCCGACCGCCCGCGCGGCGATCTGGGCCCGCTATCTGCGGGGCGTGAACGGCTCGGTGGACGTCGGCCGGCTGGTCGCCGCCAGCGAGCTGTTCACCCCGGCGGACATCGAGTTCGCCGCCCGCAAGGGAGCGCAGGCCGCCTTCGAACGCGAGGTCGCCCAACGCGAGGGGCGCCCGGCGGACACCGAGGACTACATGACCGCCATCTCCGACACCCGCCCGACCCTCACCACCCGGGCGATCGAGGAGTTCGGCGAGGACATCGACACGTACAGCCGGCTGTGA
- the hutH gene encoding histidine ammonia-lyase, with amino-acid sequence MHTVVVGTSGVSASDVLAVARGAARIELSEEAVAALAAAREIVDALAAKPDPVYGVSTGFGALATRHISPELRAQLQRNIVRSHAAGMGPRVEREVVRALMFLRLKTVCSGHTGVRPEVAQTMADVLNAQITPVVHEYGSLGCSGDLAPLSHCALTLMGEGDAEGPDGVVRPAGELLAEHGIQPVELREKEGLALLNGTDGMLGMLVMALADLDTLYKSADITAALTMEALLGTDRVLAPELHAIRPHPGQGDAAANMLAVLEGSQLTGHHQDDAPRVQDAYSVRCAPQVAGAGRDTMAHARLVAERELAAAVDNPVVLPGGTSQAFGSGGGRVESNGNFHGAPVAYVLDFLAIAAADLGSIAERRTDRLLDKNRSHGLPPFLADDAGVDSGLMIAQYTQAALVSEMKRLAVPASADSIPSSAMQEDHVSMGWSAARKLRTAVDNLTRIIAVELYAATRALELREGLSPAPASRAVIEAARAAGVQGPGPDRFLAPDLAASDAFVRGGHLVEAVEKVTGPLR; translated from the coding sequence ATGCACACTGTGGTGGTGGGGACGTCCGGTGTCTCGGCGTCCGACGTTCTCGCCGTGGCGCGCGGCGCTGCCCGGATCGAGCTGTCGGAGGAGGCCGTGGCGGCACTGGCCGCGGCCCGCGAGATCGTGGACGCGCTGGCGGCCAAGCCGGACCCGGTCTACGGCGTCTCCACCGGCTTCGGCGCCCTGGCGACCCGGCACATCAGCCCGGAACTCCGCGCCCAGTTGCAGCGCAACATCGTCCGCTCGCACGCCGCCGGCATGGGCCCGCGGGTGGAGCGGGAGGTCGTACGGGCCCTGATGTTCCTGCGCCTGAAGACCGTCTGCTCCGGACACACCGGCGTACGCCCCGAGGTCGCGCAGACCATGGCGGACGTGCTCAACGCCCAGATCACCCCGGTCGTGCACGAGTACGGCTCCCTCGGCTGCTCCGGCGACCTCGCCCCGCTGTCCCACTGCGCCCTGACCCTGATGGGCGAGGGTGACGCCGAGGGCCCCGACGGCGTCGTACGACCCGCCGGCGAACTCCTCGCCGAGCACGGCATCCAGCCCGTGGAGCTGCGCGAGAAGGAGGGCCTCGCCCTGCTCAACGGCACCGACGGCATGCTCGGCATGCTGGTCATGGCCCTCGCCGACCTCGACACCCTCTACAAGTCCGCCGACATCACCGCCGCGCTCACCATGGAGGCGCTGCTCGGCACCGACAGGGTGCTCGCGCCCGAGCTGCACGCCATCCGCCCGCACCCGGGCCAGGGCGACGCGGCCGCCAACATGCTCGCCGTGCTGGAGGGTTCCCAGCTCACCGGCCACCACCAGGACGACGCCCCGCGCGTCCAGGACGCCTACTCGGTGCGCTGCGCCCCGCAGGTCGCGGGCGCCGGCCGGGACACCATGGCGCACGCCCGCCTGGTCGCCGAGCGCGAGCTGGCCGCCGCCGTCGACAACCCGGTGGTGCTGCCGGGGGGCACCTCCCAGGCTTTCGGCTCTGGGGGAGGCCGGGTGGAGTCCAACGGCAACTTCCACGGCGCGCCCGTGGCCTACGTGCTGGACTTCCTCGCCATCGCCGCCGCCGACCTCGGCTCCATCGCCGAGCGCCGCACCGACCGGCTTCTCGACAAGAACCGCAGCCACGGACTGCCGCCGTTCCTCGCCGACGACGCCGGCGTGGACTCCGGTCTGATGATCGCCCAGTACACGCAGGCCGCCCTGGTCAGCGAGATGAAGCGACTCGCCGTACCGGCCTCCGCGGACTCCATCCCGTCCTCCGCCATGCAGGAGGACCACGTCTCCATGGGCTGGTCGGCCGCGCGCAAGCTGCGCACCGCCGTGGACAACCTCACCCGGATCATCGCCGTCGAGCTGTACGCGGCCACCCGCGCGCTCGAACTGCGCGAGGGCCTGAGCCCGGCGCCCGCCTCCCGGGCCGTGATCGAGGCCGCCCGCGCCGCCGGCGTCCAGGGCCCCGGCCCGGACCGCTTCCTGGCGCCCGACCTGGCCGCGTCCGACGCCTTCGTGCGCGGCGGGCACCTGGTCGAGGCCGTGGAGAAGGTCACCGGACCGCTCCGGTAA
- a CDS encoding ABC transporter ATP-binding protein, whose protein sequence is MYELRNVTKRYTRGKESVHALDGVDLTIGDGDRLVIQGPTGGGKSTLLQMLGGLDRPTSGEVVLDGTDLAKLSEARLTRVRSENIGFVFQSFNLIPTLTAQENVETALVPLGIKTKQRRELAAEALESVGLGERLGHLPSEMSGGQQQRVAIARALVKKPKVLLADEPTGNLDESTRDEIMDVLERLWKEHGLTFVMVTHDSALAKKAPRVATIRKGKITVKENAGA, encoded by the coding sequence ATGTATGAACTCAGGAACGTCACCAAGCGCTACACCCGGGGCAAGGAGAGCGTCCACGCCCTGGACGGCGTCGATCTGACCATCGGCGACGGCGACCGGCTGGTCATCCAGGGCCCCACCGGCGGCGGCAAGTCCACCCTGCTCCAGATGCTCGGCGGCCTGGACCGGCCCACCTCCGGCGAGGTCGTCCTGGACGGCACCGACCTGGCCAAGCTGAGCGAGGCCCGGCTGACCCGGGTCCGCAGCGAGAACATCGGCTTCGTCTTCCAGTCCTTCAACCTCATCCCCACGCTCACCGCGCAGGAGAACGTGGAGACCGCCCTCGTACCCCTCGGCATCAAGACGAAGCAGCGGCGCGAACTCGCCGCCGAGGCCCTGGAGTCCGTCGGCCTGGGCGAGCGGCTCGGGCATCTGCCGAGCGAGATGTCCGGCGGCCAGCAGCAGCGTGTCGCCATCGCCCGCGCGCTGGTGAAGAAGCCCAAGGTGCTGCTCGCCGACGAGCCGACCGGCAACCTCGACGAGAGCACCCGGGACGAGATCATGGACGTACTCGAACGGCTGTGGAAGGAGCACGGGCTGACCTTCGTCATGGTCACCCACGACTCCGCCCTCGCGAAGAAGGCCCCCCGGGTCGCCACCATCCGCAAGGGGAAGATCACCGTCAAGGAGAACGCGGGCGCCTGA
- a CDS encoding NAD(P)-dependent alcohol dehydrogenase, translating to MTTVAAYAAPAAKAPLERTEIERRAVGEFDVLIDIKFAGICHSDIHQVREGWGKASFPMVPGHEIAGVVTEVGSGVTKFAAGDRVGVGCMVDSCRECDNCKAGLQQYCDRGPTWTYNDTGRDGTPTYGGYSENVVVDENYVVRIPEGLSLDVAAPLLCAGITTYSPLKHWNIGPGKKVAVVGLGGLGHMGVKIAHALGAEVTVLSQSLRKKDDGLKLGAEHYHATSDPKTFEDLKGTFDLILNTVSAPLDFSAFLSLLRTDGAMVNVGLPEEPVQITLQSLFGNRRSLSSSGIGGIPETQEMLDFCAEHGLGAEIELIAASEINEAYERVLASDVRYRFVIDNSTI from the coding sequence ATGACCACTGTTGCCGCGTACGCCGCGCCCGCCGCGAAGGCTCCGCTGGAGCGGACCGAGATCGAGCGACGGGCGGTGGGCGAGTTCGACGTCCTGATCGACATCAAGTTCGCCGGTATCTGCCACTCCGACATCCACCAGGTCCGCGAGGGCTGGGGCAAGGCGTCGTTCCCGATGGTGCCGGGCCACGAGATAGCGGGCGTCGTCACGGAGGTCGGCTCCGGTGTGACGAAGTTCGCCGCCGGCGACCGCGTGGGCGTCGGCTGCATGGTCGACTCCTGCCGGGAGTGCGACAACTGCAAGGCCGGCCTCCAGCAGTACTGCGACCGGGGCCCCACCTGGACGTACAACGACACGGGCCGGGACGGGACGCCGACGTACGGCGGCTACTCCGAGAACGTCGTCGTGGACGAGAACTACGTCGTCCGCATCCCCGAGGGCCTGTCCCTCGATGTCGCCGCGCCGCTGCTGTGCGCCGGCATCACCACGTACTCCCCGCTGAAGCACTGGAACATCGGCCCCGGCAAGAAGGTCGCCGTCGTCGGCCTCGGCGGTCTCGGGCACATGGGCGTCAAGATCGCGCACGCGCTGGGCGCGGAGGTCACCGTCCTCTCCCAGTCCCTGCGCAAGAAGGACGACGGCCTGAAGCTGGGCGCCGAGCACTACCACGCCACCAGCGACCCGAAGACCTTCGAGGACCTCAAGGGCACCTTCGACCTCATCCTCAACACGGTCTCGGCCCCGCTCGACTTCAGCGCCTTCCTGTCCCTGCTGCGCACGGACGGCGCCATGGTCAACGTGGGCCTGCCCGAGGAGCCGGTGCAGATCACCCTCCAGTCCCTCTTCGGCAACCGCCGCAGCCTCAGCAGCTCCGGCATCGGCGGCATCCCGGAGACCCAGGAGATGCTGGACTTCTGCGCGGAGCACGGGCTGGGCGCGGAGATCGAGCTGATCGCCGCGTCGGAGATCAACGAGGCGTACGAGCGGGTGCTCGCGAGCGATGTGCGGTACCGGTTCGTGATCGACAACTCGACGATCTGA
- a CDS encoding LAETG motif-containing sortase-dependent surface protein, translating into MSSARRPLLTATAAGTLLCALWFVPSANASQEGPAQDTAAGSVSTFSAPVTEQADVVTAAATRAGSGPVDDARLADTGSPDTTPYVVGGALFLTLGAGFVVYSVRRERLGF; encoded by the coding sequence GTGTCATCCGCTCGCCGTCCGCTGCTGACCGCCACCGCCGCGGGCACTCTGCTGTGCGCCCTGTGGTTCGTCCCGTCCGCGAACGCGTCCCAGGAGGGGCCGGCGCAGGACACCGCGGCCGGCTCCGTCTCGACCTTCTCCGCGCCCGTCACCGAGCAGGCGGACGTGGTGACGGCGGCGGCCACCAGAGCCGGTTCGGGCCCGGTGGACGACGCCCGGCTCGCCGACACCGGCAGCCCGGACACCACGCCGTACGTCGTCGGCGGCGCCCTGTTCCTCACGCTGGGCGCCGGGTTCGTGGTCTATTCGGTGCGCCGCGAACGCCTGGGGTTTTAA
- a CDS encoding ABC transporter permease, with protein sequence MFFTYLRRELRRRRKAALVVASGLALGIALVIVVNSVASGMGKAQDKVLQSLYGLGTDMTVTKAATPTASGSQQPRFQFGAHGEGDKTAQSSDRVRVQGFSTLASSTVSEVSGQQGVAAAAGGLNLSVVKVSGTFTRGQFQQSGGGGGYGSRRGGGQPQGEVKGGGADFGINQYSVYGTDVTRTGLGPLTSSKITSGRGFTSIETDAKVAVADSAYAKEKNYKVGSTVTIKGTPYSVIGIATADSGDPAANLYIPLEQAQTLAGEKDKVTTIYVRATDSQKIDAVKGTIQKNVSGTTVTTSADLAKTVSGSLSTASSLATNVGKWLSIAVLVAAFLVAGLLTSSAVSRRVREFGTLKALGWKSGRVTRQVVGEAIVNGLVGGVLGIALGLAGAYIVTAISPTLQAQLGAGGGGFGGGHAGGGGFGGGGGGGFGGAGGPGRQAAKSLEVALTAPVSLTTILLAVGLAVAGGLIAGAFGGWRASRLRPADALRRVE encoded by the coding sequence ATGTTCTTCACCTACCTGAGGCGCGAGCTGCGCCGCCGCCGGAAGGCGGCGCTCGTCGTCGCCTCCGGCCTCGCGCTGGGCATCGCGCTGGTCATCGTCGTCAACTCCGTGGCCAGTGGCATGGGCAAGGCCCAGGACAAGGTGCTGCAGTCGCTCTACGGCCTCGGTACGGACATGACGGTCACCAAGGCGGCCACGCCCACCGCCTCGGGCTCCCAGCAGCCCCGCTTCCAGTTCGGCGCGCACGGTGAGGGCGACAAGACCGCGCAGAGCAGCGACCGGGTCCGGGTGCAGGGCTTCAGCACCCTTGCCTCCTCGACCGTCTCCGAGGTCTCCGGCCAGCAGGGCGTCGCGGCGGCCGCCGGCGGCCTGAACCTCTCCGTGGTCAAGGTCAGCGGCACCTTCACCCGCGGCCAGTTCCAGCAGAGCGGCGGGGGCGGCGGCTACGGCTCCCGGCGCGGCGGCGGTCAGCCGCAGGGCGAGGTCAAGGGCGGCGGCGCCGACTTCGGCATCAACCAGTACTCGGTCTACGGCACCGACGTCACCAGAACCGGGCTCGGCCCGCTGACCTCCTCCAAGATCACCAGCGGCCGCGGCTTCACATCCATCGAGACGGACGCCAAGGTGGCCGTGGCGGACTCGGCGTACGCCAAGGAGAAGAACTACAAGGTCGGCTCCACCGTCACCATCAAGGGCACCCCGTACTCGGTGATCGGCATCGCCACCGCGGACAGCGGCGACCCGGCGGCCAACCTGTACATCCCGCTGGAGCAGGCGCAGACCCTCGCGGGCGAGAAGGACAAGGTCACCACGATCTACGTGCGGGCCACCGACTCCCAGAAGATCGACGCCGTCAAGGGCACCATCCAGAAGAACGTCTCCGGTACGACGGTCACCACCTCCGCCGACCTCGCCAAGACGGTCTCGGGCTCCCTGTCCACCGCCTCCTCGCTCGCCACCAACGTCGGCAAGTGGCTGTCGATCGCGGTGCTCGTGGCCGCGTTCCTGGTCGCCGGCCTGCTCACCTCCTCCGCCGTCTCCCGCCGGGTGCGCGAGTTCGGCACCCTGAAGGCGCTGGGCTGGAAGTCGGGCCGGGTCACCCGGCAGGTGGTCGGCGAGGCCATCGTCAACGGCCTGGTCGGCGGCGTCCTCGGCATCGCCCTGGGCCTCGCCGGCGCCTACATCGTCACCGCGATCAGCCCGACGCTCCAGGCCCAACTGGGCGCGGGCGGGGGCGGCTTCGGCGGCGGACACGCAGGTGGCGGCGGCTTCGGCGGGGGCGGTGGCGGCGGGTTCGGCGGCGCCGGCGGTCCCGGCCGGCAGGCCGCGAAGTCCCTGGAGGTGGCCCTGACCGCCCCGGTGAGCCTGACGACCATCCTGCTGGCGGTGGGCCTCGCGGTGGCGGGCGGCCTGATCGCGGGAGCGTTCGGCGGCTGGCGCGCCTCCCGGCTGCGCCCGGCGGACGCGCTGCGGCGGGTGGAGTAG
- a CDS encoding cystathionine gamma-synthase, whose protein sequence is MSDRHISQHFETLAIHAGNTADPLTGAVVPPIYQVSTYKQDGVGGLRGGYEYSRSANPTRTALEENLAALEGGSRGLAFASGLAAEDTLLRTLLTPGDHVVIPNDAYGGTFRLFSKVATRWGVEWSVADTSDPAAVRAAITPRTKAVWVETPSNPLLGITDIAAVAEVAHDAGARLVVDNTFATPYLQQPLSLGADVVVHSLTKYMGGHSDVVGGALIVSDPALGEELAYHQNAMGAVAGPFDSWLVLRGTKTLAVRMDRHSENATKVADMLSRHPRVTSVLYPGLPEHPGHEVAAKQMRAFGGMISFRVEGGEEAAVEVCNRAQVFTLGESLGGVESLIEHPGRMTHASAAGSALEVPADLVRLSVGIENVDDLVEDLRQALG, encoded by the coding sequence ATGAGCGACAGGCACATCAGTCAGCACTTCGAGACTCTCGCGATCCACGCGGGCAACACCGCGGATCCCCTCACCGGCGCGGTCGTACCGCCCATCTACCAGGTCTCGACCTACAAGCAGGACGGCGTCGGCGGGCTGCGCGGCGGCTACGAGTACAGCCGCAGCGCCAACCCGACCCGTACCGCCCTCGAGGAGAACCTCGCCGCGCTGGAGGGCGGCAGCCGCGGCCTCGCGTTCGCCTCCGGCCTCGCCGCCGAGGACACCCTGCTGCGCACGCTGCTCACCCCCGGCGACCACGTGGTGATCCCGAACGACGCCTACGGCGGCACCTTCCGCCTCTTCTCCAAGGTCGCCACCCGCTGGGGCGTGGAGTGGTCCGTCGCCGACACCAGCGACCCGGCCGCCGTACGGGCCGCGATCACCCCGCGGACCAAGGCCGTCTGGGTGGAGACCCCCTCCAACCCGCTGCTCGGCATCACCGACATCGCCGCCGTCGCCGAGGTCGCCCACGACGCGGGCGCCCGCCTCGTCGTCGACAACACCTTCGCCACGCCCTACCTCCAGCAGCCGCTGTCGCTCGGCGCGGACGTCGTCGTGCACTCGCTGACCAAGTACATGGGCGGCCACTCCGACGTGGTCGGCGGCGCCCTGATCGTCTCCGACCCGGCGCTCGGCGAGGAGCTGGCCTACCACCAGAACGCGATGGGCGCCGTCGCCGGCCCCTTCGACTCCTGGCTGGTGCTGCGCGGTACCAAGACCCTCGCGGTGCGCATGGACCGGCACAGCGAGAACGCCACCAAGGTCGCCGACATGCTCAGCCGGCACCCCCGGGTGACCAGCGTGCTCTACCCGGGCCTGCCCGAGCACCCCGGGCACGAGGTCGCCGCCAAGCAGATGCGCGCCTTCGGCGGCATGATCTCCTTCCGCGTCGAGGGCGGCGAGGAGGCGGCCGTCGAGGTGTGCAACCGCGCCCAGGTGTTCACCCTCGGCGAGTCGCTCGGCGGCGTCGAGTCCCTGATCGAGCACCCCGGCCGGATGACCCACGCCTCCGCCGCCGGCTCGGCCCTGGAGGTCCCCGCCGACCTCGTCCGCCTGTCCGTCGGCATCGAGAACGTCGACGACCTGGTGGAGGACCTGCGCCAGGCCCTGGGCTAG